The Chryseobacterium indicum genome includes a window with the following:
- a CDS encoding lycopene cyclase domain-containing protein has translation MLQYTYLLINFFTVIVCFIFSFHHKIKFNRHFNAFILASSIVALFFIVWDIWFTKIGVWWFNDKYLLGLRIVNLPIEEILFFICIPFSCIFTYFCLDKFFRLDWKPEMEKIFVIFSIVTLVILALYCKNRIYPFMTFLTTAISLFILYFILNARWIGKASFIYLILMPGFLGVNGILTGTGLDSPIVNYNPEHFLGIRILTIPIEDTVYGYEMILWNIFLFQKFKKKEQAIEETA, from the coding sequence ATGCTTCAATATACGTATCTGTTAATCAATTTTTTTACGGTTATCGTCTGTTTTATTTTTTCCTTTCATCATAAGATAAAATTCAACAGGCATTTTAATGCATTTATTCTTGCTTCGTCTATTGTAGCCCTGTTTTTTATCGTTTGGGACATCTGGTTTACCAAAATAGGAGTGTGGTGGTTTAATGATAAATATCTTCTGGGACTCAGAATTGTAAACCTCCCCATTGAAGAAATCTTATTCTTCATCTGCATTCCTTTCTCGTGTATTTTTACTTATTTCTGTCTGGATAAATTTTTCAGACTCGACTGGAAACCCGAAATGGAGAAAATATTTGTCATTTTTTCCATCGTTACTTTGGTTATTCTGGCATTGTACTGCAAAAACAGAATTTATCCTTTCATGACGTTTTTAACGACGGCAATCAGTCTTTTTATTCTGTATTTCATCTTAAACGCAAGATGGATCGGCAAAGCTTCTTTTATTTATCTGATTCTGATGCCCGGATTTCTGGGAGTGAACGGAATTCTTACCGGAACAGGACTCGATTCTCCGATTGTAAACTACAATCCTGAACATTTTCTGGGAATCAGAATTTTGACGATTCCAATTGAAGATACGGTCTACGGTTATGAAATGATTCTATGGAATATTTTCCTGTTTCAGAAATTTAAAAAGAAAGAACAGGCGATAGAAGAAACTGCATAA
- a CDS encoding sterol desaturase family protein, which produces MNFLIVAATFFIMEGMTWIIHKYVMHGFLWSLHKDHHDHSNDGPLEKNDYFFVIFAVPTIILMYYGTMQNFNHWFYIGVGIALYGMAYFFVHDIFIHQRFKVLRNTQNPYLLAIRRAHKQHHKHTGKERGECFGFLWVPVKYFKMYFKKQTT; this is translated from the coding sequence ATGAATTTTCTAATTGTAGCAGCCACATTCTTCATTATGGAAGGAATGACGTGGATCATCCATAAATATGTAATGCATGGCTTTTTGTGGTCACTTCACAAAGATCACCACGATCACAGCAACGACGGACCATTGGAAAAAAACGATTATTTCTTCGTTATTTTCGCTGTTCCCACCATTATTCTGATGTATTACGGAACCATGCAGAATTTTAACCATTGGTTTTACATCGGGGTTGGAATTGCACTGTACGGAATGGCGTACTTCTTCGTTCATGATATTTTTATTCATCAACGCTTTAAAGTTCTCAGAAATACCCAGAATCCTTACCTTTTGGCGATCAGAAGAGCGCACAAACAGCATCATAAACACACAGGAAAAGAAAGAGGAGAATGTTTCGGATTTCTTTGGGTTCCGGTAAAGTACTTCAAAATGTATTTTAAAAAACAAACTACCTGA